A single genomic interval of Microbacterium sp. LWO14-1.2 harbors:
- a CDS encoding tryptophan 2,3-dioxygenase family protein: MSTENERALEEGIVTDLSGRMTYGSYLSLDQLLTAQHPVSVPEHHDEMLFIIQHQTTELWLKQLLHELSSARELLARDDLREALKRIARIKRIQDVITQQWSVLATLTPTEYAQFRGALGNSSGFQSVQYRAVEFALGNKNEKMLSVFSDHPAHRALLEAEWEKPTLYDEFLRFAARRGLPVPAEILDRDVRLPYRETPELVPAIRAIYQDPGTHWDLYEACEDLVDLEDNFQFWRFRHLKTVARTIGMKTGTGGSSGVGFLQRALDLTFFPELYTVRTEIGG; encoded by the coding sequence ATGAGCACCGAGAACGAGCGCGCACTCGAAGAGGGCATTGTGACCGACCTGTCCGGGCGTATGACCTACGGGTCGTACCTGTCGCTCGACCAGCTGCTCACCGCGCAGCATCCGGTCAGCGTCCCCGAGCACCACGACGAGATGCTGTTCATCATCCAGCACCAGACCACCGAGCTCTGGCTCAAGCAGCTCCTGCACGAGCTGTCCTCCGCGCGCGAACTGCTCGCCCGCGACGACCTGCGCGAGGCCCTCAAGCGCATCGCGCGCATCAAGCGGATCCAGGACGTCATCACGCAGCAGTGGTCGGTGCTCGCGACACTCACCCCGACCGAGTACGCGCAGTTCCGCGGCGCGCTCGGCAACTCGTCCGGCTTCCAGTCGGTGCAGTACCGCGCCGTCGAGTTCGCGCTCGGCAACAAGAACGAGAAGATGCTCAGCGTGTTCTCCGACCACCCCGCCCACCGCGCGCTGCTCGAAGCCGAATGGGAGAAGCCCACGCTGTACGACGAGTTCCTGCGCTTCGCCGCCCGCCGCGGACTGCCGGTGCCCGCCGAGATCCTCGACCGCGACGTGCGCCTGCCGTACCGCGAGACCCCCGAGCTCGTCCCGGCGATCCGCGCGATCTACCAGGACCCGGGCACCCACTGGGACCTCTACGAGGCGTGCGAAGACCTCGTCGACCTCGAGGACAACTTCCAGTTCTGGCGCTTCCGCCACCTCAAGACCGTGGCCCGCACGATCGGCATGAAGACGGGGACCGGCGGGTCCAGCGGCGTGGGCTTCCTGCAGCGCGCGCTCGACCTCACCTTCTTCCCCGAGCTCTACACCGTGCGCACCGAGATCGGCGGCTGA
- a CDS encoding PaaX family transcriptional regulator C-terminal domain-containing protein, producing MTDTGAAAVLDDIDARPGSTASLLRTLIGLYLRPLGGWISTADLVALAVDLGIPAAQARTGITRLKQKGLLLAERRDAPGYRLDPGAVAMLERGDRRIFEMREMTDADAWCLVSFSIPESARSVRHQLRRRLQWIGAGAVSAALLICPGHLQGEVEETVAGLGARDWVTLFRGAHPVVEGSVADAAARWWDLAALRAEHLAFQRSLETLPSAPFAAYVHLLDRWRVLPYVDPGLPPAMLPADWPGRRSVDEFARLSAELDDAAHAHVRAVVAAS from the coding sequence GTGACTGACACGGGTGCCGCGGCGGTGCTCGACGACATCGACGCCCGCCCCGGCAGCACCGCGTCGCTGCTGCGAACGCTGATCGGCCTGTACCTGCGCCCGCTGGGCGGGTGGATCTCGACGGCCGATCTCGTCGCGCTGGCGGTCGACCTCGGCATCCCCGCCGCGCAGGCGCGCACCGGGATCACGCGCCTCAAGCAGAAGGGCCTCCTGCTCGCCGAGCGTCGCGACGCGCCGGGCTACCGCCTCGACCCGGGTGCCGTCGCGATGCTCGAACGCGGAGACCGACGCATCTTCGAGATGCGCGAGATGACGGACGCCGATGCGTGGTGCCTCGTGTCGTTCTCGATCCCGGAGAGCGCGAGGAGCGTGCGGCATCAGCTGCGTCGCCGTCTGCAGTGGATCGGCGCCGGCGCGGTCTCCGCCGCGCTGCTGATCTGTCCGGGCCACCTGCAGGGCGAGGTCGAGGAGACCGTCGCCGGGCTCGGTGCACGGGACTGGGTCACGCTCTTCCGCGGCGCGCACCCGGTCGTCGAGGGATCGGTCGCCGACGCCGCCGCCCGCTGGTGGGACCTCGCCGCGCTCCGCGCCGAGCACCTCGCCTTCCAGCGATCGCTCGAGACGCTGCCCTCCGCGCCGTTCGCGGCGTACGTGCACCTGCTCGACCGGTGGCGGGTGCTCCCCTACGTCGATCCGGGCCTGCCGCCGGCGATGCTCCCCGCTGACTGGCCGGGTCGACGCAGCGTCGACGAGTTCGCGCGGCTCTCCGCGGAACTCGACGACGCCGCCCACGCGCACGTGCGCGCCGTCGTCGCTGCATCCTGA
- a CDS encoding CsbD family protein has translation MSADNDIKNNAEKLGGKVKEGVGKLTDNERLKAEGLADQTKASAKQAGENVKDAAQKAGESIRDGFKE, from the coding sequence ATGAGTGCAGACAACGACATCAAGAACAACGCCGAGAAGCTGGGCGGGAAGGTCAAGGAGGGCGTCGGCAAGCTGACCGATAACGAGCGCCTCAAGGCCGAGGGCCTGGCCGACCAGACGAAGGCCTCGGCCAAGCAGGCCGGCGAGAACGTCAAGGATGCCGCGCAGAAGGCGGGCGAGAGCATCCGCGACGGCTTCAAGGAATAA
- a CDS encoding MFS transporter, translating to MASSRFAPLQRLVISVAVLASFVTFLDGTVVTVALPAISRELGGGITTQQWVVDAYLITLSALILLAGSLSDAYGRVLVMRVGLIAFGVASIAVAAAPDPLVLIIARAAQGAAGALLVPSSLALITATMRSDVQARAIGVWTAFTTGAQLVGPLLGGLFVDFLSWRFVFLINVLPIGVTLLLLARLKLNERPSGVRVDWVSGILCAVGLGAVVFALIEQPNLGWGSPAIWLPGVVGAALFALFLVRQQRSAAPLMPLSLFRVRDFAWGNLATLFVYAALSLNGFVIGVYLQQGAGLSATAAGLASLPMTILMILLSSRAGSWAGRFGPRIFMTVGPLVMAAGAVLLLLVAEDFDYWWQVLPAMIVMGLGLSLTVAPLTSAILGAIDESRSGIASAVNNAVSRVAGLLVVAMLSTIIGGTLDLGGFHNATWVTAALLVLGGVVSWIGIRRNPAEEEPAPAADAADR from the coding sequence GTGGCATCCTCGCGCTTCGCTCCCCTGCAGCGACTGGTGATCTCGGTCGCCGTGCTGGCCTCGTTCGTGACGTTCCTCGACGGCACCGTCGTCACCGTCGCGCTGCCCGCCATAAGCCGTGAGCTCGGCGGCGGCATCACCACGCAGCAGTGGGTCGTCGACGCGTACCTCATCACGCTCAGCGCGCTGATCCTGCTCGCGGGGTCGCTGTCGGACGCCTACGGCCGGGTGCTCGTGATGCGCGTGGGCCTGATCGCCTTCGGGGTGGCTTCGATCGCGGTCGCAGCAGCGCCGGATCCCCTCGTCCTGATCATCGCGCGCGCTGCCCAGGGCGCGGCGGGCGCCCTGCTGGTCCCGAGCTCGCTGGCGCTCATCACCGCAACCATGCGGTCCGACGTGCAGGCGCGGGCCATCGGCGTGTGGACGGCGTTCACGACCGGCGCGCAGCTGGTCGGCCCGCTGCTCGGCGGACTGTTCGTCGACTTCCTCTCCTGGCGGTTCGTCTTCCTCATCAACGTCCTGCCGATCGGCGTGACCCTGCTGCTGCTCGCCCGGCTGAAGCTGAACGAGAGACCGAGCGGCGTGCGGGTCGACTGGGTCAGCGGCATCCTCTGCGCGGTCGGCCTCGGCGCCGTCGTCTTCGCGCTCATCGAACAGCCCAACCTCGGCTGGGGCTCCCCCGCGATCTGGCTGCCCGGCGTGGTCGGCGCCGCACTGTTCGCCCTGTTCCTCGTGCGTCAGCAGCGCTCGGCGGCACCGCTCATGCCGCTGTCGCTGTTCCGTGTGCGGGACTTCGCGTGGGGAAACCTCGCGACGCTCTTCGTCTACGCCGCCCTGTCGCTCAACGGCTTCGTGATCGGCGTGTACCTGCAGCAGGGCGCCGGCCTCTCGGCGACCGCGGCCGGTCTCGCGAGCCTGCCGATGACGATCCTCATGATCCTGCTCAGCTCGCGCGCCGGCTCGTGGGCCGGCCGGTTCGGGCCCCGCATCTTCATGACGGTCGGTCCGCTGGTGATGGCTGCCGGCGCGGTCCTGCTGCTGCTCGTCGCCGAGGACTTCGACTACTGGTGGCAGGTGCTCCCGGCCATGATCGTGATGGGGCTCGGGCTGTCGCTGACCGTCGCACCACTGACCTCGGCGATCCTCGGCGCGATCGACGAGTCGCGCTCGGGCATCGCCTCGGCCGTGAACAACGCCGTCTCGCGGGTGGCCGGACTCCTCGTGGTCGCGATGCTCTCGACCATCATCGGCGGCACCCTCGACCTGGGCGGCTTCCACAACGCCACCTGGGTGACCGCGGCACTGCTCGTGCTCGGCGGGGTCGTGTCGTGGATCGGCATCCGCCGCAACCCCGCCGAGGAGGAGCCGGCTCCGGCCGCAGACGCCGCGGATCGTTGA
- a CDS encoding CPBP family intramembrane glutamic endopeptidase: MTDATAVPRRSSSASSPWQRFWERGGWWRAILVAAVYIALYIGASQLIGAVFRGQYDVTNPFGDPASVAITLLLPVVFGSVILLAFAASVRWLPELFGRQPGRGRGWMWIAPVIVVIAALLRVGATDWSAYSVSVILLTFLTGLFVGLSEELLTRGLAVNLLRKGGYSERWVMVLSSLIFALLHSTNLISGQPVGTVLFTMGFTFFFGVAMYLTLRATGSLVWPILLHAITDPTTFLATGGVDSGSGTGSPLLTFAGLSVYLYVIIAIVAVFLVKGHLDRTADDSALLR, from the coding sequence GTGACTGACGCGACCGCCGTTCCCCGCCGCTCCTCCTCCGCCTCCTCGCCCTGGCAGCGCTTCTGGGAACGCGGCGGATGGTGGCGCGCGATCCTCGTCGCCGCGGTCTACATCGCCCTCTACATCGGGGCGTCGCAGCTCATCGGCGCGGTGTTCCGCGGCCAGTACGACGTCACGAACCCGTTCGGCGACCCGGCGAGCGTCGCGATCACGCTGCTGCTCCCGGTCGTGTTCGGCTCGGTCATCCTGCTCGCCTTCGCCGCCTCGGTGCGATGGCTCCCCGAGCTGTTCGGCCGCCAGCCGGGCCGAGGTCGCGGCTGGATGTGGATCGCGCCCGTGATCGTCGTGATCGCGGCGCTGCTGCGGGTCGGCGCGACCGACTGGAGCGCCTACTCGGTGAGCGTGATCCTCCTCACCTTCCTCACCGGGCTCTTCGTCGGCCTCTCGGAGGAGCTCCTGACCCGCGGCCTCGCCGTGAACCTGCTGCGCAAGGGCGGGTACTCGGAGCGCTGGGTCATGGTGCTCTCCTCGCTGATCTTCGCACTCCTGCACTCGACGAACCTCATCAGCGGGCAGCCGGTCGGCACCGTGCTGTTCACGATGGGCTTCACGTTCTTCTTCGGGGTCGCGATGTACCTGACGCTCCGCGCGACCGGCAGCCTCGTCTGGCCGATCCTGCTGCACGCGATCACCGATCCGACGACGTTCCTCGCGACGGGCGGCGTCGACAGCGGCTCCGGCACGGGCAGTCCGCTGCTCACGTTCGCGGGCCTGTCGGTGTACCTGTACGTGATCATCGCGATCGTCGCGGTGTTCCTCGTCAAGGGGCACCTCGACCGCACGGCCGACGACTCCGCGCTGCTGCGGTGA
- a CDS encoding endo alpha-1,4 polygalactosaminidase, translating into MRRAASALLAAAVVGVALVGCAGEQVASGEPTASGAGSADVALLPAGAVPDYQLGGAYEPADGVGIVGRDRSADPADGVYSICYVNGFQTQPGELDDWAGDLLLQDDGEPVFDPDWPDEALLDTSTAERRDRIAAAVGAWIDGCAESGFDAVEFDNLDSYTRSDDALTLDDNLALATLLVERAHASGLAAGQKNAAEDAAALRDRAGFDFAVVEECAAYEECGAYTAVYDHQVIDIEYTDELPRPFAEMCTDPDSPVSMVLRDRDLQPADADGHVFETCR; encoded by the coding sequence GTGAGGCGCGCGGCATCCGCTCTCCTCGCCGCAGCCGTCGTCGGCGTGGCGCTGGTCGGCTGCGCCGGCGAGCAGGTGGCGTCGGGCGAGCCGACCGCGTCGGGGGCCGGATCCGCTGACGTCGCGCTGCTCCCGGCGGGGGCGGTGCCCGACTACCAGCTCGGCGGCGCCTACGAGCCGGCCGACGGGGTGGGCATCGTGGGGCGCGACCGGTCGGCCGACCCAGCCGACGGCGTCTATTCGATCTGCTACGTGAACGGCTTCCAGACCCAGCCGGGCGAGCTCGACGACTGGGCGGGCGACCTGCTCCTCCAGGATGACGGCGAGCCCGTCTTCGACCCCGACTGGCCGGACGAGGCGCTCCTCGACACGTCGACGGCCGAGCGCCGCGACCGGATCGCCGCCGCGGTCGGCGCGTGGATCGACGGGTGCGCGGAGTCGGGCTTCGACGCCGTGGAGTTCGACAACCTCGACTCGTACACGCGCTCGGACGACGCGCTCACCCTCGACGACAACCTCGCGCTCGCGACGCTGCTCGTCGAGCGGGCGCACGCATCGGGTCTCGCGGCAGGGCAGAAGAACGCCGCCGAGGATGCCGCTGCGCTGCGCGACCGCGCCGGTTTCGACTTCGCGGTGGTCGAGGAGTGCGCGGCGTACGAGGAGTGCGGCGCCTACACGGCGGTGTACGACCACCAGGTGATCGACATCGAGTACACCGACGAGCTGCCCCGCCCGTTCGCCGAGATGTGCACCGACCCCGACTCGCCCGTGTCGATGGTGCTGCGCGACCGCGACCTGCAGCCGGCCGACGCCGACGGGCACGTGTTCGAGACCTGTCGCTGA
- a CDS encoding FBP domain-containing protein: MRPIDERALRASFINATRKEVSDISLPPGFDEIDFDKLDYLGWTDPKLPRRSYVVVWIDDVVTGVVLQRAEQRVLARAQCSWCEDVTLRNDVQLYTARKAGPAGRKGDTIGNLTCAEFGCSKNVRVLPPLAYQGYDRELAREMRIMKLQEHVQAFVSAVAG, from the coding sequence ATGCGTCCCATCGACGAGCGCGCCCTGCGCGCCTCCTTCATCAACGCCACCCGCAAAGAGGTCTCCGACATCTCGCTGCCGCCCGGCTTCGACGAGATCGACTTCGACAAGCTCGACTACCTCGGGTGGACCGACCCCAAGCTGCCGCGCCGCTCGTACGTCGTGGTGTGGATCGACGACGTCGTCACCGGCGTCGTCCTGCAGCGCGCCGAGCAGCGCGTGCTCGCGCGAGCCCAGTGCTCGTGGTGCGAGGACGTGACGCTCCGCAACGACGTGCAGCTCTACACCGCCCGCAAGGCCGGGCCGGCCGGACGCAAGGGCGACACGATCGGGAACCTGACGTGCGCCGAGTTCGGCTGCTCGAAGAACGTGCGCGTGCTGCCGCCGCTCGCGTACCAGGGGTACGACCGCGAGCTCGCGCGCGAGATGCGGATTATGAAGCTCCAGGAGCACGTACAGGCGTTCGTCAGCGCGGTCGCCGGCTGA
- a CDS encoding extracellular solute-binding protein — MVLSAALLAGCSTGTSGSGGSDGSGEGTVKLVAWPGPEGDAMAEVVDAYNAGQGKDDGIEVELTLLSRQDTFSKETALMASKSSDVDIYFTASYNIGQFAPSLDPLTDIDTSAYFPVAAEGLTYEDELYALPLDVSNHFLLYRKDLTDALLADPAAQAEYEKISETVLGEKRAPKDPTEWDLDDFKVAAAYFSQSTNPASPTEYGTILQAKNLLYNTMIWNDVLWGYGGNWEEDGKAALTSDAAKKAVQLYADIYENKWTSPDSAQAEFPETQAALQSGDTAFAIQWSAAFAQLNDPEQSPDVAGKIAIAPVPGGQTHVHALAVSLNKYSENKDAAKKFLSFLATTDAMTQYAEAGGIPAMPEVLEAQASLNPAFAQVSDSISEYGFSEPVFPQTFQAYSKLAEDLSGAWVGQTDVDEALETANANLQELLDR, encoded by the coding sequence ATGGTCCTGTCAGCGGCGCTGCTGGCAGGATGCTCCACCGGCACGAGCGGCTCCGGCGGCTCCGACGGATCGGGAGAGGGCACCGTGAAGCTGGTCGCCTGGCCCGGCCCGGAGGGCGATGCGATGGCCGAGGTCGTCGACGCCTACAACGCCGGCCAGGGCAAGGACGACGGCATCGAGGTCGAGCTGACCCTGCTGTCGCGACAGGACACCTTCTCCAAGGAGACGGCGCTCATGGCGTCGAAGTCCTCCGACGTCGACATCTACTTCACGGCGTCGTACAACATCGGACAGTTCGCGCCGTCGCTCGACCCCCTCACCGACATCGACACCTCCGCGTACTTCCCGGTCGCGGCCGAGGGTCTCACCTACGAGGACGAGCTCTACGCGCTGCCGCTCGACGTCAGCAACCACTTCCTGCTGTACCGCAAGGACCTCACCGACGCCCTGCTCGCCGACCCGGCCGCGCAGGCCGAGTACGAGAAGATCAGCGAGACCGTGCTCGGTGAGAAGCGCGCCCCGAAGGACCCGACCGAGTGGGACCTCGACGACTTCAAGGTCGCCGCCGCCTACTTCTCGCAGAGCACGAACCCGGCGTCGCCCACGGAGTACGGCACGATCCTCCAGGCGAAGAACCTGCTCTACAACACGATGATCTGGAACGACGTGCTCTGGGGCTACGGCGGCAACTGGGAGGAGGACGGCAAGGCCGCCCTCACGAGCGACGCCGCGAAGAAGGCCGTGCAGCTGTACGCCGACATCTACGAGAACAAGTGGACGTCGCCCGACAGTGCCCAGGCCGAGTTCCCCGAGACGCAGGCCGCGCTGCAGTCCGGCGACACCGCGTTCGCGATCCAGTGGTCGGCGGCGTTCGCGCAGCTCAACGACCCCGAGCAGTCGCCGGACGTGGCGGGCAAGATCGCGATCGCGCCGGTCCCCGGCGGGCAGACGCACGTGCACGCGCTCGCTGTCTCGCTGAACAAGTACAGCGAGAACAAGGATGCCGCGAAGAAGTTCCTCTCGTTCCTCGCGACGACCGATGCGATGACGCAGTACGCCGAGGCCGGCGGCATCCCCGCGATGCCCGAGGTGCTGGAGGCGCAGGCGTCGCTGAACCCCGCGTTCGCTCAGGTCTCCGACAGCATCTCCGAGTACGGATTCTCCGAGCCCGTGTTCCCGCAGACGTTCCAGGCGTACAGCAAGCTCGCCGAGGACCTCAGCGGGGCGTGGGTCGGCCAGACCGACGTCGACGAGGCGCTCGAGACGGCCAACGCCAACCTGCAGGAGCTGCTCGACCGCTGA
- a CDS encoding Rho termination factor N-terminal domain-containing protein, translating into MPGRRNSSLKDPELYEELRDEGASKEKAARISNAAAKEGRSAVGRRGGEHGDYEDWTVPELRKRAKELGLTGYSGKRKAELISALRNH; encoded by the coding sequence ATGCCAGGACGCAGGAACAGCTCCCTGAAGGATCCGGAGCTCTACGAGGAGCTCCGCGACGAGGGAGCGTCGAAGGAGAAGGCCGCGCGCATCTCGAACGCGGCAGCCAAGGAGGGCCGCAGCGCCGTCGGCCGCCGCGGCGGCGAGCACGGCGACTACGAGGACTGGACTGTCCCCGAGCTGCGGAAGCGCGCGAAGGAACTCGGCCTCACCGGGTACAGCGGCAAGCGGAAGGCCGAGTTGATCTCGGCGTTGCGCAACCACTAG
- a CDS encoding hydrolase: protein MRAAAFFDGEGWREGVVALAGERMLLRGEPAASDLPRLDGVIVGGFTDHHVHLQLVEHERLAGSRLGRVVDLGANPGVVASYARAARVGPLRSRGDRDGDGPRSSSEERSDETERATRIEYAGAFLTPVGGYPSDRSWAPPGSFREIADAEQASAVVAEMADAGATRIKVASNSTAGPVFSDESFRTIVDAASARGLPVVAHAEGVGEAQRVARLGVDALAHAPFSERLTDDEIAEQAASVSWISTLAIHGDLRAIPVDNVRRFRAAGGTVLYGTDMGNGPTPVDVNALEVAALREAGIDGIPLLRALAPVDPRDPASVLLVLPHPDADPTLARPLTTADLEA, encoded by the coding sequence ATGAGGGCCGCCGCGTTCTTCGACGGCGAGGGATGGCGCGAGGGCGTCGTCGCCCTCGCCGGCGAGCGGATGCTGCTACGCGGCGAGCCCGCGGCATCCGACCTCCCCCGCCTCGACGGCGTGATCGTCGGCGGGTTCACCGACCACCACGTGCACCTGCAGCTCGTCGAGCACGAGCGGCTCGCCGGCTCGCGGCTCGGGCGGGTCGTCGACCTCGGGGCGAACCCCGGGGTCGTCGCGTCGTACGCGCGCGCAGCGCGTGTCGGCCCGCTCCGCTCGCGGGGCGACCGGGATGGCGACGGACCCCGGTCGTCGAGCGAGGAGCGCAGCGACGAGACGGAACGCGCCACCCGCATCGAGTACGCGGGCGCGTTCCTGACGCCGGTCGGCGGCTACCCGTCCGACCGCTCCTGGGCGCCGCCCGGTTCGTTCCGCGAGATCGCCGACGCCGAGCAGGCCTCCGCAGTCGTGGCCGAGATGGCGGATGCCGGGGCGACCCGCATCAAGGTCGCGAGCAACAGCACGGCCGGTCCTGTCTTCTCCGACGAGTCGTTCCGCACCATCGTCGATGCGGCGAGCGCACGCGGCCTGCCGGTCGTCGCGCACGCCGAAGGTGTCGGCGAGGCGCAGCGGGTCGCCCGCCTGGGCGTCGACGCCCTCGCGCACGCGCCCTTCTCAGAACGACTCACCGACGACGAGATCGCCGAGCAGGCGGCATCCGTGTCGTGGATCTCGACGCTCGCGATCCACGGCGACCTGCGGGCGATCCCCGTCGACAACGTGCGCCGGTTCCGCGCCGCAGGCGGCACCGTGCTGTACGGCACCGACATGGGCAACGGCCCGACGCCGGTCGATGTGAACGCCCTCGAGGTCGCGGCGCTGCGCGAGGCGGGGATCGACGGCATCCCGCTCCTGCGCGCCCTCGCCCCCGTGGATCCCCGCGACCCGGCCTCCGTGCTGCTGGTCCTGCCGCATCCGGACGCCGACCCGACCCTCGCCCGCCCTCTGACCACCGCCGATCTGGAGGCCTGA
- a CDS encoding aminotransferase class V-fold PLP-dependent enzyme: protein MTQPDTPDTAADAVDTSADETLRELAAALDASDPLGAHLDAFADAPGVHAYLDGNSLGRPLRDVPERLAAFARDDWGTRLIRSWDEQWMALPLELGDRIGAIALGAEPGQTVVADSTSVLIYKLLRAAVAHDPARTEIVMERGNFPTDRFLVEGVAAETGTMIRWIDPDPVHGVQVADVVAAISDRTAVVSLSHVDYRSGALADMPAITAAAHEAGALMMWDLCHSAGVVPMQLDAWGVDLAVGCTYKYLNGGPGSPAFAYLRHSLQGVLRQPIQGWWSAADIFAMGPEYVPASDIRQLLSGTPPVTSMLAMQGMLDLIEHATIDAVREKSQALTDLAVRAYDEVLAPLGVRLLSPRDAAARGGHVTIGHPDFRAVTQRLWADGIIPDFRFPDGIRLGLSPLSTSYAETVRGVLAVRDALDARD from the coding sequence ATGACCCAGCCCGACACCCCCGACACCGCAGCCGACGCCGTCGACACCTCCGCCGACGAGACGCTGCGCGAGCTCGCCGCCGCCCTCGACGCCTCCGACCCGCTCGGCGCGCACCTGGACGCGTTCGCCGATGCGCCGGGGGTGCACGCGTACCTCGACGGCAACTCGCTCGGCCGCCCGCTGCGCGACGTGCCGGAACGCCTCGCGGCATTCGCGCGCGACGATTGGGGCACGCGGCTGATCCGCTCGTGGGACGAGCAGTGGATGGCACTCCCGCTGGAGCTCGGCGACCGCATCGGCGCGATCGCCCTCGGCGCCGAGCCCGGTCAGACGGTCGTCGCCGACTCGACGAGCGTGCTCATCTACAAGCTGCTGCGGGCGGCCGTCGCGCACGACCCGGCCCGCACCGAGATCGTGATGGAGCGGGGCAACTTCCCCACCGACCGCTTCCTCGTCGAGGGCGTGGCGGCCGAGACCGGAACGATGATCCGCTGGATCGACCCCGATCCCGTTCACGGCGTGCAGGTCGCCGACGTCGTCGCGGCGATCTCCGACCGCACGGCCGTCGTGTCGCTCAGCCACGTCGACTACCGCTCCGGCGCGCTGGCCGACATGCCGGCGATCACCGCGGCCGCGCACGAGGCCGGCGCGCTGATGATGTGGGACCTGTGCCACTCGGCGGGCGTCGTGCCCATGCAGCTCGACGCGTGGGGCGTCGACCTCGCGGTCGGCTGCACCTACAAGTACCTCAACGGCGGGCCCGGCTCCCCGGCATTCGCCTACCTGCGCCATTCGCTGCAGGGCGTGCTGCGGCAGCCGATCCAGGGGTGGTGGAGCGCGGCCGACATCTTCGCGATGGGCCCCGAGTACGTGCCGGCCTCCGACATCCGCCAGCTGCTGAGCGGCACCCCGCCGGTGACGTCGATGCTCGCGATGCAGGGGATGCTGGACCTCATCGAGCACGCGACGATCGACGCCGTGCGCGAGAAGTCGCAGGCGCTCACCGACCTCGCGGTGCGCGCCTACGACGAGGTGCTCGCGCCGCTCGGCGTGCGGCTGCTCAGCCCGCGCGACGCCGCGGCGCGCGGCGGACACGTCACGATCGGCCACCCCGACTTCCGCGCCGTGACGCAGCGGCTCTGGGCCGACGGGATCATCCCCGACTTCCGGTTCCCCGACGGCATCCGTCTCGGACTCTCTCCGCTCAGCACGTCGTACGCCGAGACGGTCCGCGGCGTGCTCGCTGTTCGCGACGCTCTGGACGCGCGTGACTGA
- a CDS encoding YbdK family carboxylate-amine ligase, whose amino-acid sequence MARFGVEEEFFLLDEDTLVPLTMNQGLRDRLVGQRAGGAVTPEFLTSQLETASSPLETTADAVGQLHGMRTAMASEAAPDGAIVAATGTPFVWSDETVVSPSPHYDEVAGILGGLTRTHEVNGLHVHVEVHDDEERVRALNRIRAWMPALLAITGNSPFAHGRPSGFASWRSILTRRLPTGWTPPHAHDYTDYRARVDGLLALRGITEASSIGWTARLSERYPTVEVRVCDAQLDVDDATLAVALSRALVASDDLDDGPEITLDAIDASLWTASRFGQEARIVDPTTGDAAPTWDVIERMLSRTAPALAAQGDDAFATAQLARVREQGTGAQRQLRAFEQQGLVGLRDLYRATTARGGAEPQ is encoded by the coding sequence GTGGCCAGGTTCGGCGTCGAGGAGGAGTTCTTCCTCCTCGACGAAGACACTCTCGTTCCCCTGACCATGAACCAGGGACTCCGCGACCGCCTGGTCGGTCAGCGCGCCGGCGGCGCGGTGACCCCGGAGTTCCTCACCTCTCAGCTCGAGACCGCCTCGTCTCCGCTCGAGACGACAGCGGATGCCGTCGGTCAGCTGCACGGCATGCGCACCGCGATGGCCTCGGAGGCCGCGCCCGACGGCGCGATCGTCGCCGCCACGGGCACTCCGTTCGTGTGGTCCGACGAGACGGTCGTCTCGCCCTCGCCGCACTACGACGAGGTCGCGGGCATCCTCGGCGGGCTGACCCGCACGCACGAGGTCAACGGCCTGCACGTGCACGTCGAGGTGCACGACGACGAGGAGCGCGTGCGGGCACTCAACCGCATCCGCGCCTGGATGCCGGCGCTCCTCGCGATCACCGGCAACTCGCCGTTCGCACACGGCCGACCCTCCGGCTTCGCGAGCTGGCGGTCGATCCTCACCCGGCGCCTGCCCACGGGGTGGACGCCGCCGCACGCGCACGACTACACCGACTACCGGGCGCGCGTCGACGGGCTGCTGGCGCTGCGCGGCATCACCGAGGCCTCGTCGATCGGCTGGACAGCCCGGCTGTCGGAGCGCTATCCGACCGTGGAGGTCCGCGTGTGCGACGCGCAGCTCGACGTCGACGACGCGACGCTGGCGGTGGCGCTGAGCCGCGCTCTCGTCGCGAGCGACGACCTCGACGACGGCCCCGAGATCACGCTCGACGCGATCGACGCCTCCCTGTGGACGGCCTCCCGCTTCGGCCAGGAGGCGAGGATCGTCGACCCGACCACGGGCGATGCCGCCCCGACGTGGGACGTGATCGAGCGGATGCTGTCGCGCACCGCGCCCGCGCTCGCCGCGCAGGGCGACGACGCCTTCGCGACCGCGCAGCTCGCCCGGGTGCGGGAGCAGGGCACCGGCGCGCAGCGTCAGCTCCGCGCCTTCGAGCAGCAGGGCCTCGTCGGGCTCCGCGATCTCTACCGGGCGACGACCGCCCGCGGGGGTGCCGAGCCGCAGTAG